Genomic window (Tripterygium wilfordii isolate XIE 37 chromosome 11, ASM1340144v1, whole genome shotgun sequence):
ATAACTTAAATGAAGTTCAAAGATTATAAGGTCAGTTGAAACCTGTCAGTCTGTACACTATCTTCCGAACTTCTATCCAACCAACGAATGCTTCCAGTGTTATCTGGCATTAATGATCCAGAAAAGTGCAGAACAGCTTCATCAAAACTGCACGCACATTGAAAATGATGTTACCTGTATGCTTGAAAGAGTTTTACCAAACCAAGTCATAATAAATTTCAGCTGAAAACAATTCATACTGGAACAAATGACAAAGGAAATTTTACATAGTCAATtcccactttcttttttttaatgaaatttttttattaaaggcACCAACAAGTTGAAAACTAGAAATTACAAAGAGTCCAAGATTAGAGCATCTAGGACATTGTTACAAAGAAAAACACACCATAGCTTAAAAGTGCTAAACCATCTATTTataaaagaatcaaaattaatatCCTTTAAACTGAAAATTCTATTGTTTCTCTCATTCCATCTCATCCAGATAACAGACATGGGAAGACACTGGATGATTTTTCTCTAGACTCTGGTCCTTATTGAGATTACTCCATGCCCGAAGCTCACTTGCTATGCTGGAACAAGAAACCCAGCTGATTCCCATTAGATTCAAGGCAACTGACCAGACATTCCTAGACCACAAACAGTGTAGGAGCATATGATTGATCAATTCCTTATTGGAGTTACAAAGGCAGCTTGTTTGCCAGATGAAAACCCGTCTTTTGCAGGTTGTCAATTCCAATTAATTTCTCTTATCCAGGCAGTGTCTCAcaacaacctagaggtcatgaGTCCAAAACCTGGAAATAGCATCACCAAATTAATGAAGGAATAAGGCAGCATATATCATGCCCTCTCCAATCCCCTTTTCACAATCACAGCAGGAGCCTCAAATTGTTTGGGCTTTGGAATTAAAATTTGACATTGGCACAGTCACATGAACTGATTGTCAAAGTGAATACAAATATGTATAGACGAAAAACTATCAATATGGAAGAGTTTCAAAGCCAATTGCATAGCCAGAACACTTGGAAAGTACTGAACATGCTTATCTATAAATTTCTGCAATAGGAAATCACGACGGAAATTCCAACATTGACCACACCATATTCTAGCCAACAAAAAGCtagaataacaaaaaataagagCTAAAATATCCCCAATCAGGTATAATTCCTGCACTGATTCACCAGTACAACCAAAACTTTTTGAATGCAATGGTGAGGGGTAGTTAATGGAAAAGATGGAATCCTTAAAGCGAAAAGAATTAAATACAGACTATATTTTTACCTCTTGACCAAGAAACGTATCATAGTTCCAACCTTTATAACATGTCGTTTGTTCAATCTGCTGACAAATAATTCTTCACCCTTTCTCTGTGAAAATTTAATTTACAAACAAGTAAATTAACAAACAATGACAGTCAACCACCCAAATGTTAATTCGagaataaatacaagaaaagaTGGCAAAAGATAATGATAAAGAATTACTCACAGTTTCATATTTGAATTCTTTGCGGATATCTTCGAACGCTATAATGGCAGATGAAAAACCAAGAACAATGACATGAATGGATTCCGGTGTGATTTTCACCACCTTCCCTTCTGGAtgttaaaaaggaaaatgaaggtCAAAGACAAAAGTATTTAACCTATAATGCTATggtcttttttccttttaaaatgTGATACTAGACAAAAATCCAGCAATGCAAATGAGAAAGTCATACAGAGCAATCCTGAATATATTTTGTTAGTTAAATAAAAGATTATCCTATGCCTGCTTAATAGAGTAAGCAAGGAATTACACTGCAAGAAAACAGTGGCAGATCCAATATTTTTATTTGGTGAGGGCCATTAATAGTTGACAGATCGAAAAGAATTTCGATAAGGACGAACTTAGAATTATAAATGAGCTAAGTTTTTACAGGTGCTCAATCAGCTTAGTAAATAATCTTGttaattttaattcaatttGTTTAATAATTTTGCTACAACTTTCTTCAATCTAATTTTCCTCAAGCTAATATCAaacttaataaaatttgttaCGCCTTTTATATATAGAGCTTTTCATTCATGAAATTTTactcattttatatatatgcaaacaTAATATTTAGGATTAGTAACAAACCTAATTTATGCAGTAGAGGCATAATATATTTCAAACACTTAATAAGATTAAGTTTTATCACTTTTCTTAACAAAAATTGCCTTACCCCCTCCTCCCTCCATATGCCACTGGCAGGAAAATTAATTGTTAAACTGTATATAATACATAAAACTAGATTTCCTTAAAAGTTGCatacccataaaaaaaaagaagtaatgtGAAATGCATGGAAAACTACCTATAAGCATGTCTTGCTTTGGCGAAAAAACTAATAAGTTTGCTTTCAATTTAACACCCAAATACGGGAAAATCCCAGGGAGAACTTTTGAGTAGTTATCCAAAATGTTGAAATCATAAGCCAATACAATGCCTTCAAAAGTTTCATTAAACCTGTAGATACAAACAGAATGTGGAAATTACAGCTACATTAGAAAAGAAGGAATTAAACAACAGTAGATAGCCCTGTACAACATTTTTGATTGATTATATAACTTATAAAAAATAATCCATCTGTACCCCTGGCATTTTTGTAGTACCATGACATATCAATAGTAACCAGAGGAAAGTCTAAattgtaaaaactaaaaaatattgtCCTTTGGAATAACCAGGAGATGCCACCTCTAAAGTATAACTCAAGAAATAAttccaaagctaaactcacacATATAACCAAAGGAATTTCGAAAATGTAGAAATGAAATAGATGTGGACAAACCAAGAAGTTGACTTCATAGTTTCGAGACAGTGAATTTGACACAATTCAAATCCAAGCAATAACTCAGTTTCCTAGTGCCTGTGTGCAATCGAAAATCATACTTAGAGACTAAATAGTTATATACCACATGACACAGTTATCAAAATAATACAAAACTATAAAGCACTTGAAAATATCAAGAGTAAGATATGGTAAAGTATAGGCAAAGAAACAAACTGGAAAAGCAAGGAACTGAGGTTGCGGAGAATTGCTTGATGGATCTTGTTGTGTTTTGATGGATGCACGTAAACTACCAAATTAGCCTCGGATACATGTATGCCCTCCATTGATCACTGCACTCATATTCCCAAAACCAAGTTAGAAAATTTATATTCGACACAAGATTGTGAGTgacaacaaatatttaaaaacaAAGATTATAGAAGGATATAATGTGGAACCAGTTTCAACTAGAATTAATCatagttgtcaaaagctaaaagGCGCACTATCATTGCTTCAAAGGGCTCGCTCAAACGAATCAAAgcgcaaaataaagaaaatacataATAATTTACGGTAAGCTAAGAAACATTCAGATTCCAAGTTTCGAACCGAGTTAGGAACATAAAAGAATCTCAAATCACAAGTACAGTAGCACAGAAAGAAACTTAACAAAGACAAAGTCAAGAGTTGAGAACAAAATAGGCTGCGAATATGATTTGAGGCTGTCTCTGCAACCTGATTGAGGAGTGGAGCGAAAGAAGGCGGCGACTACGGTCTCGGCGTGATGGTTGTTGGAAATGGGAGGAAATCGGCGATCATTACCGGCGACACAATCTTCTTCTTTGGTCGCTCCCCGTAACCCGCAGAACTCAGTTCGGTGAAGTCGTTA
Coding sequences:
- the LOC120008876 gene encoding probable DNA-directed RNA polymerase I subunit RPA43 isoform X1, producing the protein MEGIHVSEANLVVYVHPSKHNKIHQAILRNLSSLLFQFNETFEGIVLAYDFNILDNYSKVLPGIFPYLGVKLKANLLVFSPKQDMLIEGKVVKITPESIHVIVLGFSSAIIAFEDIRKEFKYETRKGEELFVSRLNKRHVIKVGTMIRFLVKSFDEAVLHFSGSLMPDNTGSIRWLDRSSEDSVQTDSAKRRKERVGEMGMSDSMVGTEGASSLNNNHVRKSKKHKISQDH
- the LOC120008876 gene encoding probable DNA-directed RNA polymerase I subunit RPA43 isoform X2, producing the protein MEGIHVSEANLVVYVHPSKHNKIHQAILRNLSSLLFQFNETFEGIVLAYDFNILDNYSKVLPGIFPYLGVKLKANLLVFSPKQDMLIGKVVKITPESIHVIVLGFSSAIIAFEDIRKEFKYETRKGEELFVSRLNKRHVIKVGTMIRFLVKSFDEAVLHFSGSLMPDNTGSIRWLDRSSEDSVQTDSAKRRKERVGEMGMSDSMVGTEGASSLNNNHVRKSKKHKISQDH
- the LOC120008876 gene encoding probable DNA-directed RNA polymerase I subunit RPA43 isoform X3, which gives rise to MKSTSWFNETFEGIVLAYDFNILDNYSKVLPGIFPYLGVKLKANLLVFSPKQDMLIEGKVVKITPESIHVIVLGFSSAIIAFEDIRKEFKYETRKGEELFVSRLNKRHVIKVGTMIRFLVKSFDEAVLHFSGSLMPDNTGSIRWLDRSSEDSVQTDSAKRRKERVGEMGMSDSMVGTEGASSLNNNHVRKSKKHKISQDH